Proteins encoded in a region of the Streptomyces akebiae genome:
- a CDS encoding response regulator transcription factor: MTTTSPQGRTELLRPDGSPVRVLVVDDELSITELLSMALRYEGWQIRSAGDGTGALQTARDFRPDAVVLDMMLPDMDGLTVLGRLRRELPDVPVLFLTAKDAVEDRIAGLTAGGDDYVTKPFSLEEVVARLRGLIRRSGAADRRSDSVLVVGDLMLDEDSHEVSRGGANIHLTATEFELLRFLMRNPRRVLSKAQILDRVWSYDFGGQANVVELYISYLRRKIDAGREPMIHTRRGAGYLIKPASS; encoded by the coding sequence ATGACCACGACCTCGCCCCAGGGGCGCACCGAACTGCTGAGGCCGGACGGGAGCCCCGTCCGAGTGCTTGTGGTGGACGACGAGCTGTCGATCACCGAACTGCTGTCCATGGCCCTGCGCTACGAGGGATGGCAGATCCGGAGTGCGGGGGACGGCACGGGTGCCCTCCAGACCGCCCGAGACTTCCGGCCCGACGCCGTCGTCCTCGACATGATGCTGCCCGACATGGACGGCCTGACCGTCCTCGGTCGGCTGCGGCGCGAGTTGCCGGACGTGCCCGTGCTCTTCCTGACCGCGAAGGACGCGGTCGAGGACCGGATCGCCGGGCTCACCGCCGGCGGCGACGACTACGTGACCAAGCCGTTCAGCCTCGAAGAGGTCGTCGCCCGGCTGCGTGGGCTGATCCGCCGCTCCGGCGCCGCCGACCGCCGCTCCGACTCCGTGCTCGTCGTCGGTGACCTCATGCTCGACGAGGACAGCCACGAGGTGTCGCGCGGCGGGGCGAACATCCACCTCACCGCCACCGAGTTCGAACTGCTCCGCTTCCTCATGCGGAATCCGCGGCGCGTCCTCAGCAAGGCGCAGATCCTCGACCGCGTGTGGTCGTACGACTTCGGCGGCCAGGCCAATGTGGTCGAGCTCTACATCTCGTACCTGCGGCGCAAGATCGACGCCGGGCGGGAGCCGATGATCCACACCCGGCGTGGGGCCGGCTACCTGATCAAGCCCGCCTCGTCATGA